A genomic segment from Propioniciclava sp. MC1595 encodes:
- a CDS encoding TA system VapC family ribonuclease toxin, whose product MIVDANVLLYAVAQQSPHHRAAAAWLDRALAGGTRVGLPWQTIGAFLRISTHPRIPTVSLTPGQAHEVMEGWLRSPAVWVPPATERTVAIYTELALRHHVTGNLVTDAQLAALALEYGVAVVSADSDFARFTEVRWINPLTERTEA is encoded by the coding sequence GTGATCGTCGACGCCAACGTGCTGCTGTACGCCGTGGCTCAGCAGTCGCCGCACCATCGGGCTGCAGCCGCGTGGCTGGACCGGGCGCTGGCGGGGGGCACCCGTGTCGGCCTGCCCTGGCAGACGATCGGCGCCTTCCTGCGCATCAGCACGCACCCGCGCATCCCCACCGTGTCGCTCACGCCCGGGCAGGCCCACGAGGTGATGGAGGGATGGCTCAGGTCTCCTGCCGTGTGGGTCCCGCCCGCGACGGAACGCACGGTGGCGATCTACACAGAGCTTGCCCTGCGGCACCACGTCACGGGGAACCTCGTGACCGATGCCCAACTGGCCGCCCTCGCGCTGGAGTACGGCGTGGCCGTGGTGTCGGCCGACAGCGACTTCGCCCGCTTCACCGAGGTGCGTTGGATCAACCCCCTGACCGAACGCACCGAGGCCTGA
- a CDS encoding glutamate ABC transporter substrate-binding protein yields the protein MLTKKLIAAAASAGLALTLAACGGGTATPGAGGAGAGDGITIGIKFDQPGLGLKEGDAYSGFDVEVAKYVAKELGHEEGAIKWVESPSAQRETLIETDQVDLIFATYSITDKRKERVSFAGPYFIAGQGLLVRADEADIKGQDTLGGKKLCSVTGSTPAQKIKDAYPDVELQEFGTYSECLPALLNGTIDAVTTDDTILAGFAAQQQYAGKLKLVGEPFTTENYGVGLKKGDTALCEKVNAAITKMVEDGAWEAAIEETLGAADYTPGPGNPPTPAACS from the coding sequence ATGTTGACCAAGAAGCTGATCGCCGCCGCCGCCTCGGCGGGCCTGGCGCTCACCCTGGCCGCCTGTGGCGGCGGTACGGCCACCCCGGGTGCCGGCGGGGCCGGTGCCGGCGACGGCATCACCATCGGCATCAAGTTCGACCAGCCCGGCCTCGGCCTGAAGGAGGGCGACGCCTACAGCGGCTTCGACGTCGAGGTCGCCAAGTACGTCGCGAAGGAGCTCGGCCACGAGGAGGGCGCCATCAAGTGGGTCGAGTCGCCCAGCGCGCAGCGCGAGACCCTCATCGAGACCGACCAGGTCGACCTGATCTTCGCCACCTACTCGATCACCGACAAGCGCAAGGAGCGCGTCTCCTTCGCCGGCCCGTACTTCATCGCAGGCCAGGGACTCCTGGTGCGCGCCGACGAGGCCGACATCAAGGGCCAGGACACCCTGGGCGGCAAGAAGCTCTGCTCGGTCACGGGTTCGACCCCCGCGCAGAAGATCAAGGACGCCTACCCCGACGTCGAGCTGCAGGAGTTCGGCACCTACTCCGAGTGCCTCCCGGCCCTGCTGAACGGCACCATCGACGCCGTCACCACCGACGACACGATCCTCGCCGGTTTCGCCGCCCAGCAGCAGTACGCGGGCAAGCTGAAGCTTGTGGGTGAGCCCTTCACCACCGAGAACTACGGCGTCGGCCTGAAGAAGGGCGACACCGCGCTGTGCGAGAAGGTCAACGCCGCCATCACCAAGATGGTCGAGGACGGCGCCTGGGAGGCCGCGATCGAGGAGACCCTCGGCGCGGCCGACTACACCCCCGGCCCCGGCAACCCGCCGACCCCGGCCGCCTGCTCCTGA
- a CDS encoding nitronate monooxygenase: MSRTHPTIIQGGMGVAVSSWQLANAVARSGQLGVVSGTALDGVVARVLQDGDPGGHVRRAIAHFPVPEIAERVLAAYFLPGGRAEGQPYRPHPTLTISPSRAAIELSLVGNFVDVWLAKEGHDGVVGINFLQKIQTATLSATLGAMLAGVDYVLMGAGIPKEMPRVLTEFAAGRPGRLTIEVESQTRTHTAVLDPVTYLGDAVDQLKRPEFIAIISLHVLGGYLARDPEIRPDGFVVEGPVAGGHSAPPRGKLTLDENGEPIYSPKDEADIEKMVALGLPFWLAGAWSTPEKVAAAVRAGAQGVQCGTIFALAAESGLTDEIRGQLLDELRAGTLTVKNDALASPTGFPFKVARLAGTLSEPEVYAARDRICDLGYLRQPAETAEGKVVYRCASEPVHMFERKGGDVQQTDGRKCLCNALFANIGMPQRRKGGYVEEPAVTLGSDLAGAHGLQAEHPDGWTGAQAVSWLLRDVAAPA, from the coding sequence ATGTCCCGAACCCACCCGACCATCATCCAGGGCGGCATGGGCGTCGCCGTGTCCTCGTGGCAGCTGGCCAACGCGGTCGCGCGGTCCGGCCAGCTGGGCGTCGTGTCCGGCACCGCCCTCGACGGCGTCGTCGCGCGCGTGCTGCAGGACGGTGACCCCGGCGGCCACGTCCGCCGCGCGATCGCGCACTTCCCCGTCCCCGAGATCGCCGAGCGGGTGCTGGCCGCCTACTTCCTGCCCGGCGGGCGCGCCGAGGGGCAGCCCTACCGCCCCCACCCCACGCTCACCATCTCCCCCAGCCGCGCGGCGATCGAGCTCAGCCTGGTCGGAAACTTCGTCGACGTCTGGTTGGCCAAGGAGGGCCACGACGGCGTGGTGGGCATCAACTTCCTGCAGAAGATCCAGACCGCGACGCTCTCGGCCACGCTCGGCGCGATGCTGGCGGGCGTCGACTACGTTCTGATGGGCGCGGGCATCCCGAAGGAGATGCCGCGGGTGCTCACCGAGTTCGCCGCCGGACGCCCCGGCCGCCTGACCATCGAGGTCGAGTCCCAGACCCGCACCCACACCGCGGTGCTGGACCCGGTGACCTACCTCGGCGACGCGGTCGACCAGCTCAAGCGGCCCGAGTTCATCGCGATCATCTCCCTGCACGTGCTGGGCGGTTACCTCGCCCGCGACCCCGAGATCCGCCCCGACGGCTTCGTCGTCGAGGGGCCGGTCGCCGGCGGCCACAGCGCTCCCCCGCGCGGCAAGCTCACCCTCGACGAGAACGGCGAGCCGATCTACTCCCCCAAGGACGAGGCCGACATCGAGAAGATGGTGGCCCTCGGCCTGCCGTTCTGGTTGGCCGGCGCCTGGTCGACCCCCGAGAAGGTCGCGGCGGCGGTGCGGGCCGGGGCCCAGGGCGTCCAGTGCGGCACGATCTTCGCCCTCGCCGCCGAGTCGGGGCTGACCGACGAGATCCGCGGGCAGCTGCTCGACGAACTGCGCGCGGGCACGCTGACGGTGAAGAACGACGCGCTGGCCTCGCCGACGGGGTTCCCGTTCAAGGTGGCGCGGTTGGCCGGCACGCTGTCCGAGCCCGAGGTGTACGCCGCCCGCGACCGGATCTGCGACCTCGGCTACCTGCGCCAGCCCGCCGAGACGGCCGAGGGCAAGGTCGTCTACCGCTGCGCGTCCGAGCCCGTGCACATGTTCGAGCGCAAGGGCGGCGACGTCCAGCAGACTGACGGACGCAAGTGCCTGTGCAACGCCCTGTTCGCCAACATCGGCATGCCCCAGCGCCGCAAGGGCGGCTACGTCGAGGAGCCCGCGGTCACCCTGGGCTCCGACCTCGCCGGCGCGCACGGCCTGCAGGCCGAGCACCCCGACGGGTGGACCGGCGCGCAGGCCGTCTCGTGGCTGCTGCGCGACGTCGCGGCCCCGGCCTGA
- a CDS encoding CopG family transcriptional regulator: MRTTITVADDVAAEMERLRREQGLGPSEALNLLARRGMTAPRVDYVYTPITFDMGYTIDVTNIGEVLDMLDQWELEERA; the protein is encoded by the coding sequence ATGAGGACGACGATCACGGTGGCCGACGATGTCGCGGCCGAGATGGAGCGGCTGCGCCGCGAACAGGGGCTGGGCCCCAGCGAGGCGCTGAACCTGCTGGCGCGCCGCGGCATGACCGCTCCGCGCGTCGACTACGTGTACACCCCGATCACCTTTGACATGGGCTACACCATCGATGTCACCAACATTGGCGAGGTGCTCGACATGCTCGATCAGTGGGAGCTGGAGGAGCGCGCGTGA
- a CDS encoding amino acid ABC transporter permease: MSAQAVLFDAPGPKARRRHAILTVLGLLAAAGLIGAFTWRLYETAQLEPQLWTPFLDGATWTQYLLPGLWNTLKAALVSVVFAIVFGLIFGMGRLSQIKPLRWACGVIVEFFRAVPVLLMMTFLFYFMARNLGVPGAAASFWAVVIGLTLYNGSVIAELVRSGVHQLPKGQGEAGLAIGLTPAQTLRSIQLPQALTAMLPALMSQLVVILKDSALGTAITYPELIAAARQLGSRHGNVIAAYLVVGLIFVLINWLLTIAAGRLERFINRRGHTAAAATTAASTLVQGGGAPGEFGANIADAVEEEVDDWRRERHHR; encoded by the coding sequence ATGAGCGCACAAGCCGTCCTGTTCGACGCGCCCGGCCCCAAGGCCCGCCGTCGCCACGCGATCCTGACCGTGCTGGGCCTCCTGGCGGCCGCCGGCCTCATCGGTGCCTTCACCTGGCGGCTGTACGAGACCGCCCAGCTCGAGCCCCAGCTGTGGACGCCGTTCCTCGACGGGGCCACCTGGACCCAGTACCTGCTGCCCGGCCTGTGGAACACCCTGAAGGCCGCGCTGGTCTCGGTCGTCTTCGCCATCGTGTTCGGCCTCATCTTCGGCATGGGCCGCCTCTCGCAGATCAAGCCCCTGCGCTGGGCGTGCGGCGTGATCGTGGAGTTCTTCCGCGCCGTCCCGGTGCTGCTGATGATGACGTTCCTGTTCTACTTCATGGCCCGGAACCTGGGCGTGCCCGGTGCGGCGGCGTCCTTCTGGGCCGTCGTCATCGGCCTGACCCTGTACAACGGCTCGGTCATCGCCGAACTGGTGCGCTCCGGCGTCCACCAGCTGCCCAAGGGGCAGGGCGAGGCCGGTCTCGCGATCGGCCTGACCCCGGCACAGACGCTGCGGTCGATCCAGCTGCCGCAGGCGCTGACCGCGATGCTGCCGGCGCTGATGAGCCAGCTCGTCGTCATCCTCAAGGACAGCGCCTTGGGCACCGCGATCACCTACCCCGAGCTGATCGCCGCCGCGCGCCAGCTCGGATCGCGCCACGGCAACGTCATCGCCGCCTACCTGGTGGTCGGCCTGATCTTCGTGCTGATCAACTGGCTGCTGACGATCGCCGCCGGCCGCCTCGAGCGGTTCATCAACCGTCGCGGCCACACCGCCGCAGCGGCCACGACCGCGGCGTCCACCCTCGTGCAGGGTGGCGGCGCCCCCGGTGAGTTCGGGGCCAACATCGCCGACGCCGTCGAGGAAGAGGTCGACGACTGGCGGCGCGAACGCCACCACCGCTGA
- a CDS encoding pseudouridine synthase encodes MRDFLRARLPERVPVDDWLAVGRFVDGQGVAIGPDAPYTPATFIWFHKDAAPEADVPDLVVLHRDDRIVVVDKPHFLATIPRGGHVQASALVKLRRQLDLPDLAPAHRLDRLTAGVLLFTTDPAWRAPYQQLFERRTATKTYEALAPALPALAEPTLVRSHIVKLRGHLQAVEVPDAEPNAETLVTLVGTRGVHGLYRLEPRTGRTHQLRVHLAGLGAPIVGDPLYPTVSDAPEDPAEPLRLVARTLSFVDPVDGTDRRFDSAIALA; translated from the coding sequence ATGCGCGACTTCCTGCGCGCCCGGCTCCCCGAGCGGGTGCCCGTGGACGACTGGCTCGCCGTGGGCCGGTTCGTCGACGGTCAGGGGGTCGCGATCGGGCCGGACGCCCCGTACACCCCGGCGACCTTCATCTGGTTCCACAAGGACGCCGCGCCCGAGGCAGACGTCCCCGACCTGGTCGTCCTGCACCGGGACGACCGCATCGTGGTGGTGGACAAGCCGCACTTCCTCGCGACGATCCCGCGCGGGGGCCACGTGCAGGCGTCCGCGCTGGTCAAGCTCCGCCGCCAGCTCGACCTGCCCGACCTCGCGCCCGCCCACCGGCTCGACCGGCTGACCGCCGGGGTGCTGCTGTTCACCACGGATCCGGCGTGGCGTGCGCCCTATCAGCAGCTCTTCGAGCGGCGCACCGCCACCAAGACGTACGAGGCGCTCGCCCCCGCCCTGCCCGCGCTGGCCGAGCCGACGCTCGTCCGCTCCCACATCGTCAAGCTCCGGGGCCACCTGCAGGCGGTCGAGGTCCCCGACGCGGAGCCCAACGCCGAGACCTTGGTCACGCTCGTCGGCACCCGCGGCGTCCACGGCCTCTACCGGCTCGAGCCGCGCACCGGCCGCACGCACCAGCTGCGCGTGCACCTGGCCGGGCTGGGGGCGCCGATCGTGGGCGACCCGCTCTACCCGACGGTCTCCGACGCTCCCGAGGACCCGGCAGAACCGTTGCGGCTGGTCGCGCGCACGTTGTCGTTCGTCGACCCGGTGGACGGCACCGACCGTCGCTTCGACTCGGCGATCGCTCTGGCCTGA
- the purB gene encoding adenylosuccinate lyase, which produces MTVPNVLATRYASPAMRDIWSPEHKIVAERRLWLAVIEAQRDLGVDFGGADPDAVLDAYRAVIDSVDLDSIAARERVTRHDVKARIEEFNDLAGHEHVHKGMTSRDLTENVEQYQVLASLKLVRERIVTVLVSLSRLAVQYRDQAIAGRSHNVAAQMTTLGKRFATAIDELLVAYERVDQLIDRYPARGIKGPVGTAQDMLDLLGGDAAKLADLEQRVAKHLGFERVLTSTGQVYPRSLDVDVLSALSQVAAAPSNVATSIRLMAGAELVTEGFKEGQVGSSAMPHKMNTRSCERVNGFAVILRGYLSMVGELAGDQWNEGDVSCSVVRRVALPDAFYALDGLFETFLTVLGEFGAFPAVIEAELQRYLPFLTTTKVLMAAVRHGVGREAAHEAIKEHAVGVALAMRQGQKENDLLDRLAADPRLGVSREVLADAVANPLDLTGSAAAQVHAVVERVRELAVKHPEGASYAPGAVL; this is translated from the coding sequence ATGACCGTCCCGAACGTGTTGGCCACCCGTTACGCGTCGCCCGCCATGCGCGACATCTGGAGCCCCGAGCACAAGATCGTCGCCGAGCGCCGCCTGTGGCTGGCCGTGATCGAGGCGCAGCGCGACCTGGGCGTGGACTTCGGCGGGGCCGACCCCGACGCGGTGCTCGACGCCTACCGCGCGGTCATCGACAGCGTCGACCTCGACTCCATCGCCGCGCGCGAGCGGGTGACCCGCCACGACGTGAAGGCCCGGATCGAGGAGTTCAACGACCTCGCCGGCCACGAGCACGTCCACAAGGGCATGACCTCCCGCGACCTCACCGAGAACGTCGAGCAGTACCAGGTGCTCGCCTCGCTGAAGCTGGTGCGCGAGCGCATCGTGACCGTCCTGGTGTCGCTCAGCCGCCTCGCCGTGCAGTACCGCGACCAGGCCATCGCCGGCCGCTCGCACAACGTGGCCGCCCAGATGACCACGCTCGGCAAGCGGTTCGCCACGGCGATCGATGAGCTGCTGGTCGCCTACGAGCGCGTCGACCAGCTCATCGACCGCTACCCGGCCCGCGGCATCAAGGGCCCGGTCGGCACCGCCCAGGACATGCTCGACCTGCTCGGCGGCGACGCCGCCAAGCTCGCCGACCTGGAGCAGCGGGTCGCCAAGCACCTCGGCTTCGAGCGCGTGCTCACCTCGACCGGCCAGGTGTACCCGCGCAGCCTGGACGTCGACGTGCTCTCGGCGCTCAGCCAGGTGGCTGCGGCGCCGTCGAACGTGGCGACCTCCATCCGGTTGATGGCGGGCGCCGAGCTCGTGACCGAGGGCTTCAAGGAGGGCCAGGTCGGCTCGTCCGCGATGCCGCACAAGATGAACACCCGCTCCTGCGAGCGCGTCAACGGCTTCGCGGTCATCCTGCGCGGCTACCTGTCGATGGTCGGCGAGTTGGCCGGCGACCAGTGGAACGAGGGCGACGTCTCCTGCTCCGTGGTCCGCCGCGTCGCCCTGCCGGACGCCTTCTACGCCCTCGACGGCCTCTTCGAGACCTTCCTCACCGTGCTCGGCGAGTTCGGCGCGTTCCCGGCCGTCATCGAGGCCGAGCTGCAGCGCTACCTGCCGTTCCTGACCACCACCAAGGTGCTCATGGCCGCGGTCCGCCACGGCGTCGGCCGCGAGGCGGCCCACGAGGCGATCAAGGAGCACGCGGTCGGCGTCGCACTCGCCATGCGCCAGGGGCAGAAGGAGAACGACCTGCTCGACCGCCTCGCCGCCGACCCGCGGCTCGGCGTCTCCCGTGAGGTGCTCGCGGACGCCGTGGCGAACCCGCTGGACCTCACCGGCTCCGCCGCCGCCCAGGTCCACGCCGTGGTCGAGCGCGTGCGTGAGCTCGCGGTGAAGCACCCCGAGGGCGCCTCCTACGCCCCCGGCGCCGTCCTGTAG
- a CDS encoding MGH1-like glycoside hydrolase domain-containing protein, with translation MRPKSAPQHTAEHRRLAESPTDEDAWRLWGPYVAGRQWGTVREDYSDDGDAWGHFPFDQAHTRAYRWGEDGIAGLCDRYGFLNLAVAFWNGNDDRLKERWFGVTNHEGNHGEDVKEFWWDVDATPTHAWAQQLYRYPQAAYPYEQLRAGNAARGRDEPEYELADTGVLAEDRFFDVLVTHAKASPDDICIRITATNHGPEAAPLDIVPQLWFRNTWSWGNDDRRPSLREVRPPELSTGGAVAIEAEHGFLGRYRLHGRGRPELLFCDNETDDEATFGQPRRSPHPTTAVDRAIVHRDDSLLNPARTGTKVALRYHFDAVAPGETVTVDLRLSDEPPPTHLFGAAFEAVLRNRREEADEFYAAVIPAETTDEDRLIARRAFAGLLWGRQLYRYPVADWLAGDPVGPPVNRPPRNQGWSHLYLADIISMPDAWEYPWFAAWDLAFHCVALAHVDPSFAKNQLILMCREWAQHPDGQLPAYEWDFGDVNPPVHAWAAWQVFIADGGWDREFLVRVFTKLMLNFGWWVNRTDLNGSQLFEGGFLGMDNISVFDRSHDVPEGWVLEQSDATSWMAFFCLSMVKMAFELARSDDAWDDVATTFTERFVAIAEAMDAFGPDSTSLWDDEDGFYYDVLVREDGSESQKVRVRSLVGLLPLLAVAVAPDWVASELTDYTARLRWLQRRFPGRLAQLLTATPDEEGAELTFAVVPPERFARMVGRMFDEAEFYAPGGVRSLSAAYRDGQHLPVAGQDLPIAYVPGESDSPMFGGNSNWRGPVWFPINVLLVDALHTYARHGGKAMRVELPRGSGNFVSLEDAAYDLEERLVSLFRLGPDGRRPGDPYHQPTGPLWAAHPTFSEYFDGDNGVGLGAAHQTGWTAMVAHLICTP, from the coding sequence ATGCGACCCAAGAGCGCGCCGCAACACACGGCAGAGCACCGCCGACTGGCCGAGTCCCCGACCGACGAGGACGCCTGGCGCCTCTGGGGCCCCTACGTGGCCGGGCGCCAGTGGGGCACGGTCCGCGAGGACTACTCCGACGACGGCGACGCCTGGGGGCACTTCCCGTTCGACCAGGCCCACACCCGCGCCTACCGCTGGGGCGAGGACGGCATCGCGGGCCTGTGCGACCGCTACGGCTTCCTCAACCTGGCGGTCGCGTTCTGGAACGGGAACGACGACCGGCTCAAGGAGCGCTGGTTCGGCGTCACGAACCACGAGGGCAACCACGGCGAGGACGTCAAGGAGTTCTGGTGGGACGTCGACGCCACCCCCACCCACGCTTGGGCCCAGCAGCTCTACCGCTACCCGCAGGCGGCCTACCCGTACGAGCAGCTGCGCGCCGGCAACGCGGCCCGGGGCCGTGACGAACCGGAGTACGAGCTCGCCGACACCGGCGTGCTGGCCGAGGACCGCTTCTTCGACGTCCTGGTGACGCACGCGAAGGCGTCCCCCGACGACATCTGCATCCGCATCACCGCCACCAACCACGGACCCGAGGCGGCGCCGCTCGACATCGTCCCGCAGCTGTGGTTCCGCAACACATGGTCGTGGGGCAACGACGACCGCCGCCCCAGCCTGCGCGAGGTGCGCCCGCCCGAGCTGAGCACCGGCGGGGCGGTTGCGATCGAGGCCGAGCACGGCTTCCTCGGCCGGTACCGGCTGCACGGCCGCGGACGCCCCGAGCTGCTGTTCTGCGACAACGAGACCGACGACGAGGCGACCTTCGGCCAGCCGCGGCGCTCGCCCCACCCGACCACGGCGGTCGACCGCGCGATCGTGCACCGCGACGACTCGCTGCTGAACCCGGCGCGCACCGGCACGAAGGTGGCACTGCGCTACCACTTCGACGCGGTCGCCCCCGGCGAGACCGTGACCGTCGACCTGCGGCTGTCCGACGAGCCGCCGCCCACCCACCTGTTCGGCGCGGCGTTCGAGGCCGTGCTGCGCAACCGGCGGGAGGAGGCCGACGAGTTCTACGCCGCGGTGATCCCGGCCGAGACCACCGACGAGGACCGCCTGATCGCCCGCCGCGCGTTCGCCGGGCTGCTCTGGGGACGCCAGCTGTACCGCTACCCGGTGGCCGACTGGCTGGCCGGGGACCCGGTGGGCCCGCCGGTGAACCGCCCGCCCCGCAACCAGGGCTGGTCGCACCTCTACCTGGCCGACATCATCTCGATGCCCGACGCGTGGGAGTACCCGTGGTTCGCCGCCTGGGACCTCGCGTTCCACTGCGTGGCGCTGGCCCACGTCGACCCGTCGTTCGCCAAGAACCAGCTCATCCTGATGTGCCGCGAGTGGGCCCAGCACCCCGACGGCCAGCTGCCCGCCTACGAGTGGGACTTCGGCGACGTGAACCCGCCCGTGCACGCGTGGGCGGCCTGGCAGGTGTTCATCGCCGACGGCGGCTGGGACCGCGAGTTCCTCGTCCGCGTCTTCACCAAGCTGATGCTGAACTTCGGCTGGTGGGTGAACCGCACCGACCTCAACGGCTCCCAGCTGTTCGAGGGCGGCTTCCTCGGCATGGACAACATCTCGGTGTTCGACCGGTCGCACGACGTGCCCGAGGGCTGGGTGCTCGAGCAGTCCGACGCGACGAGCTGGATGGCGTTCTTCTGCCTGTCCATGGTGAAGATGGCCTTCGAGCTCGCCCGCAGCGACGACGCCTGGGACGACGTGGCCACCACCTTCACCGAGCGGTTCGTCGCGATCGCCGAGGCCATGGACGCCTTCGGCCCGGACTCCACCTCGCTGTGGGACGACGAGGACGGCTTCTACTACGACGTGCTCGTGCGCGAGGACGGCTCGGAGTCGCAGAAGGTGCGCGTCCGCTCGCTGGTGGGGCTGCTGCCCCTGCTGGCCGTGGCGGTCGCCCCCGACTGGGTGGCGTCCGAGCTCACCGACTACACCGCCCGGCTGCGCTGGCTCCAGCGCCGCTTCCCGGGGCGCCTGGCTCAGCTGCTCACCGCGACCCCCGACGAGGAGGGCGCCGAACTCACCTTCGCGGTCGTCCCGCCGGAGCGGTTCGCCCGCATGGTCGGGCGCATGTTCGACGAGGCCGAGTTCTACGCCCCCGGCGGCGTGCGGTCGCTGTCGGCGGCCTACCGCGACGGCCAGCACCTGCCGGTCGCCGGCCAGGACCTGCCGATCGCCTACGTGCCCGGCGAGTCGGACTCGCCGATGTTCGGCGGCAACAGCAACTGGCGGGGGCCGGTGTGGTTCCCGATCAACGTGCTGCTCGTGGACGCCCTGCACACCTACGCCCGCCACGGCGGCAAGGCGATGCGGGTCGAGTTGCCCCGCGGCTCGGGGAACTTCGTGTCGCTCGAGGACGCGGCCTACGACCTCGAGGAGCGCCTGGTCTCGCTGTTCCGGCTCGGCCCCGACGGCCGGCGACCCGGCGACCCGTACCACCAGCCGACCGGGCCGCTGTGGGCGGCGCACCCGACCTTCAGCGAGTACTTCGACGGCGACAACGGCGTCGGGCTCGGCGCGGCCCACCAGACCGGCTGGACCGCCATGGTCGCGCACCTCATCTGCACCCCCTGA
- a CDS encoding amino acid ABC transporter ATP-binding protein, whose translation MAEPLVVLKDVNKHYGDMHALKQINLTIGKGEVVVLIGPSGSGKSTLIRTINRLETITDGTITIDGVVLPEEGKGLAKLRSDVGMVFQSFNLFAHKTILENVTLGPIKVRGMKKADADAKAMELLKRVGVDHQAAKYPAQLSGGQQQRVAIARSLAMEPKVMLFDEPTSALDPEMINEVLDVMIQLAKSGMTMVVVTHEMGFARKAADRVVFLADGQIVEEADPDEFFTNPQSDRAKDFLGKILTK comes from the coding sequence ATGGCTGAGCCGCTCGTGGTCCTCAAGGACGTCAACAAGCACTACGGGGACATGCACGCCCTCAAGCAGATCAACCTGACGATCGGCAAGGGCGAGGTCGTGGTGCTCATCGGCCCGTCCGGGTCGGGCAAGTCGACGCTGATCCGGACGATCAACCGCCTCGAGACGATCACCGACGGCACGATCACCATCGACGGCGTCGTGCTGCCCGAGGAGGGCAAGGGCCTGGCCAAGCTGCGCTCCGACGTCGGCATGGTGTTCCAGTCCTTCAACCTGTTCGCCCACAAGACGATCCTCGAGAACGTCACCCTCGGCCCGATCAAGGTGCGCGGCATGAAGAAGGCCGACGCCGACGCCAAGGCCATGGAGCTGCTCAAGCGCGTGGGCGTCGACCACCAGGCCGCCAAGTACCCGGCCCAGCTCTCGGGTGGCCAGCAGCAGCGCGTCGCGATCGCGCGCTCGCTCGCCATGGAGCCCAAGGTGATGCTCTTCGACGAGCCGACCTCCGCGCTCGACCCCGAGATGATCAACGAGGTCCTCGACGTCATGATCCAGCTCGCCAAGTCGGGCATGACGATGGTCGTCGTCACCCACGAGATGGGCTTCGCCCGCAAGGCGGCCGACCGCGTCGTGTTCCTGGCAGACGGCCAGATCGTCGAGGAGGCCGACCCCGACGAGTTCTTCACCAACCCCCAGTCGGACCGCGCCAAGGACTTCCTCGGCAAGATCCTGACCAAGTGA
- a CDS encoding amino acid ABC transporter permease, whose translation MLDILARYDIVGAFWMTIQLSFWAALGSLVLGTILAVMRVSPVTVLQKLGAFYVNVARNTPLTLILVFCVLGAFYILQISLAPASAPLRTQIFLWALVGLSAYHAAFVCEALRSGVNTVPVGQAEAARAIGLTFTQSLSQVILPQAFRGAIAPLGSVLIALIKNTTVASIIGSQEASAMMKTIVENETGSLIVFFIFALGFVILTLPIGVGFTELSRRLAVKR comes from the coding sequence ATGCTCGACATCCTCGCGCGGTACGACATCGTCGGGGCGTTCTGGATGACCATCCAGTTGTCCTTCTGGGCGGCCCTCGGGTCGCTCGTCCTCGGCACGATCCTGGCCGTCATGCGGGTCTCGCCGGTGACGGTGCTCCAGAAGCTCGGCGCCTTCTACGTCAACGTCGCCCGCAACACGCCGCTGACCCTGATCCTGGTGTTCTGCGTGCTGGGCGCCTTCTACATCCTCCAGATCTCGCTCGCCCCGGCGAGCGCGCCGCTGCGCACGCAGATCTTCCTCTGGGCCCTCGTCGGGTTGTCCGCCTACCACGCCGCGTTCGTGTGCGAGGCGCTCCGCTCGGGCGTCAACACCGTGCCGGTCGGGCAGGCCGAGGCGGCCCGCGCGATCGGCCTGACGTTCACCCAGTCGCTGTCGCAGGTGATCCTGCCGCAGGCGTTCCGCGGTGCGATCGCGCCCCTCGGCTCGGTGCTGATCGCGCTGATCAAGAACACCACCGTGGCCTCGATCATCGGCAGCCAGGAGGCCTCGGCGATGATGAAGACGATCGTCGAGAACGAGACCGGCTCCCTGATCGTGTTCTTCATCTTCGCCCTCGGCTTCGTCATCCTGACCCTCCCGATCGGCGTCGGCTTCACCGAGCTCTCGCGTCGCCTGGCGGTGAAGCGATGA